One window from the genome of Candidatus Lernaella stagnicola encodes:
- a CDS encoding NAD(P)/FAD-dependent oxidoreductase produces MSVQAKTWDVIVVGGGPAGAVVARRLAERGIAVALFDHSHPRFKPCSGFLSHDVAPFEPVVAEFTDREEFVGDRRYTAPNGKSFVVPGKLAATQFDLVDRAQFDWFLLQRAIAAGARWVKQRVKSLRRDGKQWIVTSEEGEQRADFLIGADGAGSVVRRELLGKFNPRDLIAGAGRRYPDVRPAELDTIFLPEGGIVFRLPGRDFAQLVLARRADRAVGLTKRLAAFAAKYATEWPSDFVPWFGLQPSPSSPGFFDRPASGPGFCLIGDAAGHTDAANGEGIIYAIRGAVAAADAIVEGRPEDYESRWRDQFGERLIKGARQADIAASTRRLNIAATLLARSPHLVAAVSRGLAADRSMAGLIRAALPHGHRIAWEIVRGPRPPARRN; encoded by the coding sequence ATGAGCGTCCAAGCGAAAACCTGGGACGTGATTGTCGTGGGTGGCGGTCCCGCCGGCGCGGTGGTCGCACGCCGGCTTGCCGAACGTGGCATCGCCGTCGCCCTCTTCGATCACAGCCATCCGCGCTTCAAACCGTGTTCCGGTTTCCTCAGCCATGACGTTGCGCCATTCGAACCGGTTGTCGCGGAATTCACCGATCGGGAGGAGTTTGTCGGTGACCGCCGTTACACGGCGCCAAACGGCAAGTCCTTCGTCGTGCCGGGCAAGCTCGCGGCAACTCAGTTTGACTTGGTGGATCGCGCGCAATTCGATTGGTTTTTGTTACAGCGGGCCATCGCCGCGGGCGCCCGGTGGGTCAAGCAGCGTGTCAAAAGCCTCCGGCGCGACGGCAAGCAGTGGATTGTCACCTCCGAAGAAGGCGAGCAGCGGGCCGACTTCCTTATCGGAGCCGACGGCGCCGGCAGCGTCGTACGACGCGAACTTCTGGGAAAGTTCAATCCCCGCGATCTCATTGCGGGAGCGGGTCGCCGGTACCCGGATGTTCGCCCTGCCGAATTGGACACGATCTTTCTGCCCGAAGGCGGCATCGTATTTCGCTTGCCGGGCAGAGATTTCGCGCAACTCGTCCTCGCGCGCCGCGCGGATCGCGCCGTCGGGCTAACAAAGCGGTTGGCGGCCTTCGCGGCAAAGTATGCGACCGAATGGCCGTCCGATTTTGTGCCTTGGTTTGGACTGCAACCCTCGCCGAGTTCACCAGGATTCTTTGATCGCCCGGCAAGCGGACCGGGTTTCTGTTTGATCGGCGACGCCGCCGGACACACGGACGCGGCCAACGGCGAGGGAATCATCTACGCCATTCGCGGTGCCGTCGCAGCGGCGGACGCTATCGTCGAAGGCAGACCGGAGGACTACGAGAGCCGCTGGCGCGACCAATTCGGCGAGCGGCTCATCAAGGGCGCCCGGCAGGCCGACATCGCCGCGTCCACACGTCGCCTCAACATTGCCGCGACTCTCTTGGCGCGAAGCCCCCATTTGGTGGCCGCCGTATCGCGCGGCCTGGCGGCGGACCGGTCGATGGCCGGCCTGATTCGCGCCGCGTTGCCGCACGGTCATCGCATCGCGTGGGAAATCGTGCGCGGCCCGCGACCGCCGGCCCGGAGGAACTGA
- a CDS encoding radical SAM protein, with protein MKIVLINPNNGGRHPLMEPIPPFSLAALAAIAKGRGHEVEVWDQFATREDERSLVSRLTAAAADMVGITSLTPAYPTARRILKQYRDGGGRGMTVLGGVHPTIFHREILAEKAADGIVRREGETPFAELLAAVETKSPLTNVAGLSFRDGDEIVVNPDHEQVADLTSLPFPAWECLTDGLDVYAEAPTLGLFGRTLPILASRGCPMRCTFCGQEIFHKGVRTRPVEHVLEEVRFLQSEFRIRNFVFLDANFPTRRADGIAFCNAMRESGLHRDLHWSAELAVSLADRELIFEMASAGCTNLEFGFEVGDAKVLKETRKGTTLEQAYHVARWAREAGIHVFGLFMIGLPGENTSHLRRTFRVAKRLDCDMAKFNVAIPYPGCELFERHREELMRDFDPETYCAWFRSSDKQRRVTVVPGGMSATTLLLWQRLMMFAYYLRPRMIARHLRRRSLRMSHMRTGFGFLLRDLASAAWAWFRAKLASPWKSPT; from the coding sequence ATGAAAATAGTCCTGATCAACCCAAACAACGGCGGCCGACATCCATTGATGGAACCGATCCCGCCGTTCTCGCTGGCCGCGTTGGCCGCGATCGCCAAAGGTCGCGGACACGAGGTCGAGGTGTGGGACCAGTTCGCCACGCGCGAGGACGAGCGCTCCCTGGTAAGCCGGTTGACGGCGGCGGCGGCCGACATGGTCGGCATCACCTCCCTGACCCCCGCATACCCGACGGCCCGTCGCATTCTGAAGCAATACCGGGACGGCGGCGGCCGCGGCATGACCGTCCTCGGCGGTGTTCACCCCACGATTTTTCACCGCGAGATCCTCGCTGAAAAGGCCGCTGATGGTATCGTGCGACGCGAGGGCGAAACGCCTTTCGCCGAACTGCTCGCTGCCGTGGAAACTAAGTCGCCACTCACGAACGTCGCCGGATTGAGTTTTCGCGACGGCGACGAAATCGTGGTGAATCCGGACCACGAACAGGTCGCCGATTTGACGAGCCTGCCCTTCCCGGCCTGGGAATGTTTGACCGACGGGTTGGACGTTTACGCCGAGGCGCCGACGCTCGGTTTGTTCGGGCGCACGTTGCCGATTCTCGCATCGCGCGGGTGCCCCATGCGATGTACCTTTTGCGGTCAGGAGATTTTTCATAAGGGCGTGCGAACCCGGCCGGTGGAACATGTGCTGGAGGAAGTTCGGTTTCTCCAGTCAGAGTTCCGAATTCGCAATTTCGTTTTTCTCGACGCCAACTTTCCCACACGTCGCGCCGACGGCATCGCCTTCTGCAACGCCATGCGCGAGTCGGGATTGCATCGCGATTTGCATTGGTCGGCCGAGTTGGCCGTCAGCCTGGCGGACCGCGAACTGATCTTCGAAATGGCGAGCGCGGGGTGCACCAACCTGGAATTCGGTTTCGAAGTCGGCGACGCGAAAGTTTTGAAGGAAACGCGCAAGGGCACGACGCTCGAACAGGCTTACCACGTCGCGCGCTGGGCCCGCGAAGCCGGGATTCACGTCTTCGGGCTGTTCATGATCGGTTTGCCGGGCGAGAACACGAGTCACCTGCGCCGCACGTTTCGAGTGGCGAAACGACTGGATTGCGACATGGCGAAATTCAACGTCGCCATTCCGTACCCCGGCTGCGAATTATTCGAACGCCATCGGGAAGAACTGATGCGCGACTTCGACCCCGAAACCTATTGCGCTTGGTTTCGATCTTCGGACAAACAGCGCCGCGTCACCGTCGTGCCCGGCGGCATGAGCGCGACCACCTTGTTGTTGTGGCAACGGTTGATGATGTTCGCCTACTATTTACGGCCGCGGATGATCGCCCGGCACTTGCGCCGTCGTTCGTTGCGGATGAGTCACATGCGCACCGGTTTCGGATTCCTGCTCCGCGATCTCGCGAGCGCCGCGTGGGCTTGGTTTCGCGCAAAACTCGCATCACCGTGGAAGTCTCCGACATGA
- a CDS encoding radical SAM protein, protein MADVLLINFPFHAKGMPRILPIQFAAIGSHLASRGHHVRVVDLNLERREDLFALLARRRFDVVGISYRNVLPMFWLERFRSLRELVVQLNRLGVDPIVGGPGFSLFQPAIFRWVPELNVGAIGEGEITMERFVEGHALADIPGLCYRTASGVACNYPPKFLDGEAIPAYCDIEGLRFDDSAYLVGLQSYRGCNWQCSYCPSSFLRGSGQRLRPLAHVEQDLLFLRDKGVRHFILIDGVGNDPPERSRELMSLFQRLDFPASWEGFLKPLPSVDEAAVDEYARSKAVRFHIDVVSGVKSIADRIGHGVEFHEALRVGRLLKRRDIEGLFYFAYQLPGETLRDEWTTFRHLHAINRIGQPTYIYPFFPYPGTAFEKEYGSILSKGVFWHLRRMAGMILRPSFLWFLKNLFTLSEVTGPRHPRIKRGDMPS, encoded by the coding sequence ATGGCGGATGTGTTGCTGATCAATTTCCCCTTCCACGCCAAGGGCATGCCGCGAATCCTGCCGATTCAGTTCGCCGCGATCGGCAGTCACCTGGCGTCCCGCGGTCACCACGTACGCGTCGTGGATCTCAATTTGGAGCGTCGCGAGGATTTGTTCGCCTTGCTGGCGCGCCGGCGCTTCGACGTCGTGGGGATCAGTTACCGCAACGTGCTCCCGATGTTTTGGCTGGAACGTTTTCGGTCGCTGCGCGAGCTTGTCGTGCAACTCAACCGGCTGGGTGTGGACCCGATAGTCGGCGGGCCCGGTTTCTCGCTGTTTCAACCGGCGATTTTCCGCTGGGTCCCCGAACTCAACGTCGGCGCCATCGGTGAAGGCGAGATCACCATGGAGCGCTTTGTGGAAGGGCACGCGCTCGCGGACATCCCCGGCCTCTGCTACCGCACGGCGAGCGGCGTGGCGTGCAACTATCCCCCGAAGTTCTTGGACGGCGAGGCGATCCCGGCCTATTGCGACATCGAGGGCCTTCGTTTTGACGATTCGGCGTATTTAGTCGGTTTGCAGAGTTACCGCGGCTGCAATTGGCAATGCTCGTATTGTCCCAGCTCGTTTTTGCGCGGGTCGGGGCAACGGTTGCGGCCGCTCGCGCACGTCGAGCAAGACCTTCTGTTCCTGCGCGATAAAGGCGTGCGCCATTTCATCTTAATCGACGGCGTCGGCAACGACCCGCCGGAACGCAGCCGGGAATTGATGTCGCTTTTTCAGCGCCTGGATTTTCCGGCGAGTTGGGAAGGATTTCTCAAGCCGCTGCCTTCGGTCGACGAAGCCGCGGTGGATGAATATGCCCGTTCGAAAGCCGTGCGCTTTCATATCGATGTCGTCTCGGGAGTCAAAAGCATCGCGGATCGGATCGGACACGGCGTTGAGTTCCATGAAGCTCTGCGGGTCGGGCGGTTGCTCAAGCGCCGCGACATCGAGGGGCTTTTCTATTTCGCCTATCAGCTACCGGGCGAGACGCTGCGCGACGAATGGACGACGTTCCGCCATTTGCACGCCATCAACCGCATTGGTCAGCCGACGTACATTTATCCTTTCTTCCCCTATCCCGGCACCGCATTCGAAAAAGAATACGGCAGCATTCTCTCCAAAGGCGTCTTCTGGCATCTGCGGCGCATGGCGGGAATGATTCTTCGCCCAAGCTTTCTCTGGTTTTTAAAAAACCTATTCACGCTCTCGGAAGTGACCGGGCCCCGCCACCCTCGCATCAAGCGCGGCGACATGCCCAGCTAG
- a CDS encoding radical SAM protein, with the protein MKIVLINALANKEFLLYSEVFQLELVNLGYLSAVLLRDGHEVEIIDQMLHRMADAEVVDRVERFRPEVVGLTITTANISKSLELSTAIKARTGATIVCGGYYPTPFPEIVKHDEIDLAVLGEGENTLREIVDRLGRGEDLRGIAGTAWLDEGAVREGPKRERISDLDSLPFPDRRFSRPDMMRVGFLSSNQAKDRSLPVVTSRGCNMSCGFCASPVMWHGVWHGRSPENVIEEIRELRNKLRVNFLFFQDEELNTDRDRAMTIYRRMREEKFGMKWTTQTSIHFMDIELADAMIDCGLNTLYLGYESGAREILDKMPKRYSLDKALMLNEHLQKRGVFTTGNFMLGFPWESRETLKQTFAFVRKLNLDISIVIYYRPQPKTTFADLVTREGFFDPATFQETNHNPFAPPMPTYHLTSKEVERAAMTFMVSTYLRPTYWFRVLYRIIRQPVRLRAYWGFASVVLSSTIRALTWKYLRRSPADSAAK; encoded by the coding sequence ATGAAAATCGTCCTGATCAACGCGTTGGCCAACAAGGAATTCTTGCTTTACAGCGAGGTCTTTCAGCTCGAATTGGTGAACCTCGGCTACCTGTCGGCGGTGCTGTTGCGGGACGGACACGAAGTGGAAATCATCGATCAGATGCTCCACCGGATGGCCGACGCCGAGGTAGTCGACCGGGTCGAACGTTTCCGGCCGGAGGTCGTCGGCCTGACCATCACGACGGCGAATATCAGCAAATCGCTGGAATTATCCACCGCGATCAAGGCGCGAACCGGGGCCACGATCGTTTGCGGCGGGTATTACCCGACCCCGTTTCCCGAGATCGTCAAGCACGACGAAATCGACCTGGCCGTCCTTGGCGAAGGGGAGAACACGCTGCGCGAGATCGTCGACCGGCTCGGACGAGGCGAAGACTTGCGCGGGATCGCCGGCACCGCTTGGTTGGATGAGGGCGCGGTTCGCGAAGGCCCGAAGCGCGAGAGAATCAGCGATCTGGATTCGCTGCCCTTCCCGGATCGCCGTTTTTCGCGGCCGGACATGATGCGTGTCGGTTTTCTTTCCAGCAATCAGGCCAAGGACCGTTCGCTGCCGGTTGTCACGTCGCGGGGCTGCAATATGAGTTGCGGTTTCTGCGCTAGCCCCGTCATGTGGCACGGCGTCTGGCACGGCCGTTCGCCCGAAAACGTCATCGAAGAAATCCGCGAATTGCGCAACAAGCTCCGCGTCAATTTCCTCTTCTTCCAAGACGAAGAACTCAACACCGACCGCGACCGCGCCATGACGATTTACCGCCGCATGCGCGAAGAAAAATTCGGCATGAAGTGGACGACGCAAACCTCCATTCACTTCATGGACATCGAGTTAGCCGACGCGATGATCGACTGCGGCCTGAATACCCTTTACCTGGGCTACGAATCCGGCGCGCGTGAAATTCTCGACAAGATGCCGAAGCGTTACAGTCTGGACAAAGCCCTGATGTTGAACGAGCACCTGCAAAAGCGCGGCGTGTTCACGACCGGCAATTTCATGCTGGGCTTCCCGTGGGAAAGCCGGGAGACGTTAAAACAAACCTTCGCTTTCGTGCGCAAGTTGAACCTCGATATTTCGATCGTCATCTATTACCGGCCGCAACCGAAAACTACTTTCGCCGACTTGGTGACCCGGGAAGGATTCTTTGACCCGGCCACCTTCCAGGAAACCAACCACAACCCCTTCGCGCCGCCGATGCCGACCTATCACCTGACCAGCAAAGAGGTGGAGCGCGCGGCCATGACCTTCATGGTCTCGACCTATCTGCGGCCGACCTACTGGTTCCGCGTTTTGTATCGAATCATTCGACAACCGGTTCGCTTGCGCGCCTATTGGGGATTCGCGTCGGTCGTGCTCTCCAGCACGATAAGGGCGCTGACGTGGAAGTATCTGCGGCGCTCGCCGGCGGATTCAGCCGCGAAGTGA
- a CDS encoding NAD-dependent epimerase/dehydratase family protein — protein MRILVTGGTGFVGRHLLRELRGRNRDVLLFARSSSDITEARELGCEVFVGDLTDFAGVREAVAAADAVIHVGEIGLSLPDATARNVSLVREMLAAARSSGLRRFVLVSSVTTVAPPSACPADEDTEPLANHLVDDAYTRYKRGCEQAVFEAGQPATIIRGSTIYGPGAHYLVWFVRWARRMGRLGLPFPGRIDVRLPTVHVADVAQILATAVDLEGDDVTVYNAADDCGTTPADFVRRLAELCDMPMRLRQTPLVLQRAAAAVLDAMQTWRAEPPLAGGVYDFLTHDAVFSNRRLKTDLNLRLRYPSIQEGLPETVAWLRDHIT, from the coding sequence ATGCGCATCCTGGTCACCGGCGGCACCGGATTCGTCGGCCGCCATCTGTTACGCGAACTGCGCGGGCGAAACCGCGACGTGCTGTTGTTCGCGCGCTCGTCGAGCGACATCACCGAGGCTCGTGAGTTGGGTTGTGAGGTGTTCGTCGGCGACCTCACCGATTTTGCCGGGGTTCGCGAAGCCGTCGCCGCCGCCGATGCGGTGATTCATGTCGGAGAAATCGGCCTTTCGCTGCCCGATGCCACCGCGCGAAACGTATCGCTCGTTCGGGAGATGCTGGCCGCCGCGCGAAGTTCGGGGTTGCGGCGTTTCGTGCTGGTAAGCAGCGTGACGACCGTCGCGCCGCCGAGCGCCTGTCCCGCCGACGAAGACACCGAGCCTCTCGCCAACCACTTGGTCGACGACGCTTACACCCGTTACAAGCGAGGGTGCGAGCAGGCGGTATTCGAAGCGGGGCAGCCGGCGACGATCATCCGCGGCTCGACAATTTACGGACCGGGCGCGCACTATCTGGTGTGGTTTGTTCGTTGGGCCCGGCGCATGGGTCGGCTCGGCCTGCCCTTCCCCGGTCGGATCGACGTTCGCCTGCCCACCGTCCACGTTGCCGATGTCGCCCAAATCCTGGCAACCGCGGTCGATCTCGAAGGCGACGATGTGACGGTCTACAATGCCGCTGACGATTGCGGCACCACGCCCGCCGATTTTGTCCGGCGTCTGGCCGAACTCTGCGACATGCCGATGCGCCTGCGACAGACGCCCTTGGTGTTGCAGCGCGCGGCGGCCGCCGTATTGGACGCCATGCAGACATGGCGTGCAGAGCCCCCGCTGGCGGGGGGTGTTTACGATTTCTTGACTCACGACGCCGTGTTTTCGAATCGGCGTTTGAAAACGGACTTGAATCTGCGGCTCCGATATCCGTCAATTCAAGAAGGCCTACCCGAAACCGTGGCGTGGTTGCGGGACCACATCACGTAA